One cyanobiont of Ornithocercus magnificus DNA segment encodes these proteins:
- a CDS encoding non-canonical purine NTP pyrophosphatase: MNTMAPTVLQTAMGLVIKHTLLSDPVQTNLGYFHLLCRSTSSNNLYHMDVSRPRLIIASNNPSKIQEMRSMLKPLPIVVLRQPGGLNVEETGKSYVENALLKAKAAAELTGNCALADDSGLEVDILEGAPGLYSARYACSDEEKIARLLKAVGESAYRSACFRSTMVLCAEDGHCVAAAEGICRGEILLSPAYADAGFESLLWVREAGCTYGEMNEAQLNRLGSRAKAARQLSGKLLMQLGVEALT, translated from the coding sequence ATGAACACAATGGCCCCCACAGTTTTGCAAACGGCAATGGGCCTCGTCATTAAGCACACTTTATTGTCGGACCCAGTACAGACAAATCTCGGTTACTTCCACCTACTCTGCAGATCTACAAGTAGCAACAACCTCTACCATATGGACGTCTCACGTCCAAGACTCATCATTGCAAGCAACAATCCTTCTAAAATCCAGGAGATGAGATCTATGCTTAAGCCACTGCCTATTGTGGTCTTACGGCAACCCGGTGGACTCAATGTCGAGGAAACAGGTAAGAGTTACGTTGAGAATGCCCTGTTGAAAGCAAAAGCTGCTGCCGAACTTACTGGGAACTGTGCCTTAGCAGATGACTCCGGCCTGGAAGTAGATATTCTAGAAGGTGCTCCAGGACTTTACTCAGCGCGCTACGCTTGTTCCGATGAGGAAAAAATCGCTCGCTTACTAAAAGCAGTAGGTGAATCGGCCTATCGCAGTGCATGCTTTAGGAGCACTATGGTCCTTTGTGCTGAGGATGGACACTGTGTGGCAGCAGCAGAAGGGATCTGTAGGGGTGAGATTTTGCTTTCACCAGCCTATGCTGATGCAGGTTTTGAGTCTTTACTCTGGGTAAGAGAAGCAGGCTGCACCTACGGTGAGATGAATGAAGCCCAGCTCAATCGACTTGGCAGCCGCGCCAAAGCGGCGCGGCAACTCTCGGGGAAACTACTTATGCAGCTAGGTGTTGAGGCACTAACCTGA
- a CDS encoding microcompartment protein — MTHSASFKSQERRRGGSALVTGTEVRSTSSGASCVITTDSESPRLRRQNSLVQSIELRTYVFLDSLQPQLAAYMGSVSQGFLPIPGDACLWMEVSPGMAVHRVTDIALKASNVRLGQMVVERAFGSIGLYHHDQSTVIHSGDVVLEAIGSSVSQRSSAEVSWTEVIRAVTPDHTVLINRQNRRGSMIQAGMSMFILETEPAGYVLIAANEAEKASNIAVVDVKAVGAFGRLTLAGREGDVETAAAAAMRAIDHINNSSI; from the coding sequence ATGACCCATTCCGCCAGCTTCAAATCACAGGAGCGGCGACGCGGAGGTAGTGCCCTAGTTACAGGAACTGAAGTTCGTTCAACATCCTCAGGCGCCAGCTGCGTGATCACAACAGATTCTGAATCGCCACGTCTGAGGCGGCAGAATAGCTTGGTGCAGTCTATTGAGCTGCGTACTTATGTCTTCCTCGATTCTTTACAGCCGCAGTTAGCAGCCTACATGGGTTCTGTTAGTCAGGGCTTTTTGCCTATTCCCGGTGATGCTTGTCTTTGGATGGAAGTTTCCCCTGGTATGGCTGTGCATCGCGTTACAGACATCGCTTTAAAAGCCAGCAATGTTCGTCTAGGTCAAATGGTAGTTGAGCGAGCCTTTGGCTCCATAGGGCTCTATCACCATGACCAGAGCACTGTGATCCATTCCGGTGATGTGGTGCTGGAGGCAATTGGCAGTTCTGTGTCGCAGCGTAGCTCTGCCGAGGTGAGCTGGACTGAGGTGATCCGTGCCGTTACGCCAGACCACACAGTATTGATCAACCGCCAAAACCGGCGAGGCTCGATGATCCAAGCTGGTATGAGCATGTTCATTCTTGAGACTGAGCCAGCTGGCTATGTCTTAATCGCCGCTAACGAAGCTGAGAAAGCTTCTAACATTGCCGTAGTTGATGTGAAAGCAGTTGGTGCTTTTGGACGCCTGACACTAGCTGGCCGTGAGGGTGATGTTGAGACTGCTGCAGCTGCAGCTATGCGTGCTATCGATCACATTAACAACTCTAGTATCTGA
- a CDS encoding long-chain acyl-[acyl-carrier-protein] reductase, which yields MFGLIGHSTSFDVARRKATELGFDHIAEGDLEVWCSAPPQLVEHVKVTSPAGRTIEGAYIDSCFVPEMLRRIKTASRKVLNAMEMAQKRGISITALGGFTSIIFENENLKQQQQVRRTKLDWKRFTTGNTHTAWVICRQVERNAPALGIDLRQAVVAVVGATGDIGSAVCRWLSRRTGIRELLLVARQQQPLEVLRSDLGSGRIIGLKDALPKADVVVWVASMPSGLTIDGSCLLKPCLMIDGGYPKNLSVRVAGEGVHVLKGGIVEFHRDVSWNMMELADMEKPQRQMFACFAEAMLLEFEQCYTNFSWGRNNISLEKMDFIGAASLRHGFSCLDLAPTVQAAIA from the coding sequence ATGTTTGGTCTGATCGGACACTCCACCAGCTTCGACGTCGCAAGGCGCAAGGCGACGGAACTCGGATTTGATCACATTGCCGAGGGAGACCTAGAGGTATGGTGCAGTGCTCCGCCTCAGCTCGTCGAGCATGTAAAGGTCACTAGCCCTGCCGGCCGCACCATTGAAGGAGCCTACATTGACTCCTGCTTTGTGCCAGAGATGCTCAGGCGAATTAAGACGGCTAGTCGAAAGGTGCTTAATGCCATGGAGATGGCCCAGAAGAGAGGCATCAGCATCACGGCACTCGGCGGATTCACGTCTATCATTTTTGAGAATGAAAATCTCAAGCAGCAGCAGCAGGTTCGCCGCACAAAACTTGACTGGAAGCGCTTCACTACTGGTAATACCCACACCGCCTGGGTAATTTGTCGTCAGGTAGAACGTAACGCTCCTGCTCTAGGAATTGACCTCAGGCAAGCAGTTGTAGCAGTAGTTGGCGCTACAGGCGACATCGGCAGTGCTGTTTGCCGCTGGCTATCTCGACGCACTGGTATCCGGGAGTTGTTACTTGTAGCACGACAACAGCAGCCTCTTGAGGTTCTACGCAGCGATCTAGGCAGCGGACGGATTATTGGCTTGAAGGATGCTTTACCCAAAGCTGATGTCGTGGTTTGGGTTGCCAGCATGCCTAGTGGTCTAACGATCGATGGATCGTGCTTACTCAAACCATGCCTAATGATTGACGGTGGCTACCCTAAAAATCTGAGTGTCCGTGTTGCTGGCGAGGGTGTGCATGTTCTTAAAGGGGGCATCGTCGAGTTCCACCGAGACGTTAGCTGGAACATGATGGAGCTAGCTGATATGGAGAAACCACAACGCCAGATGTTTGCTTGCTTTGCTGAAGCGATGCTGCTCGAGTTTGAGCAGTGCTATACCAACTTTAGCTGGGGCCGCAACAACATCTCCCTCGAGAAGATGGATTTCATTGGTGCCGCCTCCCTGCGCCATGGCTTCTCTTGTCTTGATCTCGCCCCAACCGTCCAGGCTGCTATCGCCTGA
- a CDS encoding protochlorophyllide oxidoreductase, with amino-acid sequence MSMLQGAQGTALITGTTSGIGLQACRALLGQGWMVITANRNPKQAVKAASKLHLPDDRLCHICMDLGDLNSVREAVASNATLLDSVNALVCNAAVYLPRLKQPKRSPQGYEISMATNHLGHFLLIQLMLDRLRSSLHPCRRLVILGTVTANSKEFGGKIPIPAPADLGDLSGFEKGFRAPISMASGKGFKPGKAYKDSKLCNMITVQELHRRLHSETGIVFTSLYPGCVADSPLFRHTPKAFRRIFPWFQKNLTGGYVSQQLAGERVANVVADPDFAVSGVHWSWGNRQKQNSQQFCQELSEKATDPVIASRVWDLSMQLVNHCI; translated from the coding sequence ATGAGCATGTTGCAGGGCGCTCAAGGCACAGCACTTATTACTGGCACGACTTCTGGTATAGGACTTCAGGCTTGCCGAGCTCTTCTGGGCCAGGGCTGGATGGTAATCACTGCCAACCGTAATCCCAAGCAAGCTGTGAAGGCAGCCAGCAAGCTACACCTGCCAGATGACCGCTTATGTCACATCTGCATGGACCTTGGCGATCTCAATTCTGTACGCGAGGCTGTGGCCTCAAACGCAACATTACTCGATTCTGTTAATGCTCTAGTTTGCAATGCTGCAGTATACCTACCTCGGTTGAAGCAGCCAAAGCGTTCTCCCCAGGGTTATGAGATTTCGATGGCCACAAACCATCTAGGCCACTTTTTACTCATACAGTTAATGTTGGACCGTCTTCGGTCTTCACTACATCCTTGCCGCCGGTTGGTCATTCTGGGCACTGTGACCGCTAACTCCAAAGAGTTCGGTGGAAAGATACCTATTCCAGCACCAGCAGATCTAGGTGATCTATCTGGTTTTGAGAAAGGATTTCGAGCCCCAATAAGTATGGCTAGTGGTAAAGGCTTCAAACCTGGAAAAGCATATAAGGACAGCAAGCTCTGCAATATGATCACTGTTCAGGAGCTACATCGACGATTACATAGTGAGACTGGCATTGTATTCACATCACTTTACCCTGGCTGTGTAGCAGACAGTCCGCTATTTCGCCACACTCCTAAAGCCTTTAGAAGAATCTTTCCCTGGTTTCAAAAAAACTTGACAGGAGGATATGTCTCCCAGCAACTAGCTGGGGAACGGGTAGCAAATGTAGTAGCTGATCCTGATTTTGCAGTTTCGGGAGTACATTGGAGTTGGGGCAATCGCCAGAAGCAAAATAGCCAACAGTTTTGCCAGGAATTGTCTGAGAAGGCGACTGATCCTGTAATAGCCAGTCGAGTTTGGGATTTATCAATGCAGCTTGTTAATCACTGCATCTAG
- a CDS encoding site-2 protease family protein yields the protein MMFQLQIARIATAPLPVWIIWGLGLVTALLLFLSVLLHELGHSLVALHEGVKVRSITLCLFGGIAQTERDCPTAMASLRVAAAGPLVSLILSGLLLGFFPTTKSIHPLLGNLFGQLGALNLVLALFNLLPGLPLDGGLIIKALVWKITGSQRRGIQVANTTGRILSLTSIFAGIWLFLRGGGLSSLWLVMLGCFGLGATRNQSQILALQQVLRDLQVADAVNRRFRVLEDDQPLRRLSQIRLSSTADQRPANWVLVCRAGRWIGYLDDQPLRDLPVQQWDCQVVANHVRSLDELSCISDRAPLWQAVRALEHAHDGRLLVKNAAGIPCGTLDRCDLGEAVLHKLGVALPETFLAASRRQNAYPFGLALSQVVDSMTATDLTEDSV from the coding sequence ATGATGTTCCAGCTTCAGATCGCCCGTATAGCTACAGCGCCTCTACCAGTTTGGATAATTTGGGGACTAGGCCTAGTGACTGCCCTCTTGCTGTTCTTGTCGGTATTGCTGCATGAACTTGGCCATTCTCTCGTCGCTTTGCACGAAGGAGTGAAGGTCCGCAGTATCACTCTTTGCCTATTCGGTGGCATTGCCCAGACAGAGAGAGATTGTCCCACAGCTATGGCTTCCTTACGAGTGGCAGCAGCAGGACCCTTGGTAAGCCTGATATTGTCCGGACTTTTGCTTGGGTTTTTTCCAACCACCAAGAGCATACATCCACTGTTGGGCAATCTCTTTGGTCAGCTAGGGGCTCTCAACTTGGTGCTGGCTCTATTCAATTTGCTGCCTGGGTTACCGCTAGATGGTGGTCTGATCATCAAAGCTCTTGTCTGGAAGATTACTGGTAGCCAACGCCGAGGAATTCAGGTAGCTAACACTACTGGTCGAATCCTCTCGCTTACATCTATCTTTGCAGGCATATGGCTTTTCCTTCGTGGTGGTGGTCTAAGTAGTCTCTGGCTTGTTATGCTGGGTTGCTTCGGCTTGGGAGCTACTCGCAACCAATCACAGATCCTAGCTCTTCAGCAAGTACTGCGCGATTTGCAAGTGGCTGATGCGGTAAATCGTCGCTTTCGCGTCCTAGAAGATGATCAACCGCTGAGGCGATTGAGTCAGATAAGGCTATCTAGTACAGCAGACCAGCGCCCCGCAAACTGGGTGTTAGTTTGCCGTGCTGGTCGCTGGATTGGTTATCTTGACGATCAGCCCCTGCGAGATCTTCCAGTACAACAGTGGGATTGTCAGGTAGTGGCTAATCATGTTCGTTCTCTTGACGAACTGTCCTGTATCAGTGATCGCGCACCCTTATGGCAAGCAGTGCGCGCGCTAGAGCATGCTCACGATGGTCGTCTGTTGGTAAAGAATGCAGCAGGAATACCCTGTGGAACCCTAGATCGTTGCGATCTAGGTGAAGCGGTACTGCACAAGCTGGGCGTTGCTCTTCCAGAGACCTTTCTGGCTGCATCACGGCGCCAAAACGCTTATCCATTTGGTCTAGCCTTATCGCAAGTAGTAGACTCAATGACAGCCACTGATCTCACTGAGGATTCTGTATGA
- a CDS encoding GTP cyclohydrolase I: protein MTTTVSAFANGTVPNSRRSTNSHGSGSAGRQGQQSVSAQIRQRLLDAGVSFLANDNISAYIEAGELEQLEIEVSDRVRDLLKALVIDIENDHNTQETAERVSRMYINEVFKGRYHQQPKVTSFPNARRLDEIYTVGPITVRSACSHHLVPIMGNCWIGIRPGSRVIGLSKFARVADWVFSRPHIQEEAVMILADEIERLCEPQGLGIVIKAQHYCMKLRGVKEPQTSMVNSVVRGDFRHDPSLKQEFFELVSQQESLLH, encoded by the coding sequence ATGACAACAACTGTCTCCGCTTTCGCCAACGGCACAGTCCCAAACAGCCGTAGGTCGACCAATAGCCATGGCAGCGGTAGTGCTGGTAGACAGGGCCAGCAGTCAGTATCCGCTCAAATTCGTCAGCGGCTGCTAGATGCTGGGGTCTCCTTCTTAGCAAATGACAACATCTCTGCTTATATTGAAGCCGGTGAACTAGAGCAGCTCGAAATTGAGGTCTCTGACCGCGTCCGGGATTTGTTGAAGGCTCTCGTGATTGATATTGAAAATGATCACAACACCCAGGAGACAGCCGAACGTGTCTCGAGAATGTACATTAATGAAGTATTCAAGGGCCGATATCATCAGCAGCCTAAAGTGACAAGCTTTCCAAATGCAAGGCGGCTTGATGAAATATACACCGTAGGTCCAATCACAGTGCGTTCTGCCTGTTCGCACCATCTCGTTCCGATCATGGGAAATTGCTGGATTGGCATAAGGCCAGGATCACGGGTAATCGGACTGTCTAAGTTTGCTCGTGTTGCAGACTGGGTATTTTCACGTCCTCATATTCAGGAGGAAGCTGTGATGATCTTGGCCGATGAGATTGAGCGTCTCTGCGAACCACAGGGTCTTGGCATTGTTATTAAGGCACAACATTACTGTATGAAGCTTCGTGGAGTAAAAGAACCTCAGACAAGCATGGTAAATTCAGTTGTTCGCGGTGACTTCCGGCATGATCCTAGTCTTAAGCAAGAATTCTTTGAGCTTGTTAGTCAGCAAGAGTCCTTGCTTCACTAA
- a CDS encoding lipoate--protein ligase family protein, giving the protein MLTGSRPTVLSWLAPPRLVPLQHLTGPQQMALDVLLLEESMCAAEPVPALRFCQSKHPWISLGWNQRIWPQHWNHLVDQGRLDLVRRPSGGAAVLHVGGLTYGLIWPAGPQSRRKAYQVTCAALVRACRCNNITLKTGSEPVNPLAPHCFASATAADLLDETGIKRIGNAQFWRRGKLLQHGELLLDPDRALWQDVFEEPAPKVGYSKIRAENLAEEIALELARVVDKDGRRAHDEPLTTAERYHISKQAVLYDLRDECIEKAHTESSVRSVAVIESTTCDKARPNG; this is encoded by the coding sequence ATGTTGACTGGTAGCAGACCTACTGTGTTGAGCTGGTTAGCACCGCCACGTCTGGTTCCACTTCAACATCTGACTGGTCCTCAGCAGATGGCGCTAGATGTATTGCTACTCGAAGAGTCAATGTGTGCGGCTGAGCCAGTTCCAGCTTTACGCTTTTGCCAGAGTAAACACCCCTGGATCTCGCTTGGCTGGAACCAGCGCATCTGGCCCCAGCACTGGAACCACCTCGTAGATCAAGGACGGCTAGACCTTGTGCGTCGCCCGAGTGGTGGTGCAGCCGTTCTCCATGTAGGTGGCCTTACTTACGGCCTAATCTGGCCAGCAGGGCCGCAATCTAGGCGCAAAGCATATCAAGTCACATGCGCTGCCCTTGTCCGCGCTTGCCGGTGTAACAACATAACGCTTAAGACCGGCTCCGAACCCGTAAATCCACTAGCTCCGCACTGCTTTGCTTCTGCAACAGCAGCCGACCTACTAGATGAGACTGGAATTAAGAGAATAGGAAATGCCCAGTTCTGGCGGCGAGGAAAACTTCTGCAGCACGGTGAGTTGTTATTAGATCCGGATCGTGCCCTCTGGCAAGATGTCTTTGAAGAGCCTGCTCCTAAGGTAGGCTATTCTAAAATTCGGGCTGAGAATCTTGCTGAAGAGATTGCGCTCGAGCTTGCACGTGTAGTCGATAAAGATGGTCGCCGAGCACATGATGAGCCCTTGACAACTGCCGAGCGCTATCACATCTCCAAGCAAGCTGTACTTTACGATTTACGCGACGAGTGTATCGAAAAAGCTCATACAGAATCCTCAGTGAGATCAGTGGCTGTCATTGAGTCTACTACTTGCGATAAGGCTAGACCAAATGGATAA
- a CDS encoding phosphoribosylanthranilate isomerase, which produces MARINLKICGLTDTDQSLAIAAMGVDAIGVIGVPGSPRYLNEQRRRDIFLNLEHKAPSLERVWVVANPADAELEQALNGKGQPTVVQLHGGETVERSSELRWRYGGVRWWKALRIKQKIDVGYIQQFRSRVDALLLDAWSPRHLGGTGYSLPVDWLEDMPLDFSWWLAGGVSAERVSDILTHVRPEGLDASSRLEIRPGWKDLAKVRRLVDAVRTHQY; this is translated from the coding sequence GTGGCCCGCATCAATCTAAAAATCTGTGGCCTTACGGACACTGACCAGTCCCTAGCAATTGCTGCAATGGGCGTAGATGCTATAGGAGTGATTGGTGTGCCAGGGTCGCCACGGTACCTAAATGAGCAACGTCGTCGGGATATTTTCCTAAATCTAGAGCACAAGGCTCCAAGCCTAGAGAGGGTATGGGTAGTTGCTAATCCGGCTGACGCAGAACTAGAGCAAGCTCTAAATGGTAAAGGTCAACCCACCGTAGTTCAATTGCATGGTGGAGAGACAGTTGAGCGCTCATCAGAGCTCCGGTGGAGATATGGTGGGGTGCGCTGGTGGAAAGCGCTTAGGATAAAGCAGAAAATAGATGTAGGCTACATACAGCAGTTTCGTAGCAGAGTTGATGCACTCTTGCTTGATGCCTGGAGTCCTAGACATTTAGGTGGAACTGGTTATAGCTTACCAGTTGATTGGCTTGAAGACATGCCGCTAGACTTCAGCTGGTGGCTGGCTGGCGGTGTCAGTGCTGAGCGGGTTTCTGATATCCTAACACACGTGCGTCCTGAGGGTCTCGACGCCTCGAGTCGTTTGGAGATCAGACCAGGTTGGAAGGACCTTGCCAAGGTGCGTAGGCTTGTTGATGCTGTGCGAACTCATCAATATTAG
- a CDS encoding NAD(P)-dependent oxidoreductase — protein sequence MPTALITGATRGIGRAAADLFSKNGWDLLLVARDVAALADVAADLRSRGREVGFESVDLADSKVIEPAFDRLLLQGDIPSVLINNAGAGWTSELLTMSLEDWQWLLQLNLTSVFQVCASTVPLMREHGGLIINVSSHAARNAFPQWGAYCVSKAALASFTRCLAEEERDHGIRACTLTLGAVDTSLWDSKNVQSSFDRRAMLSVEQVAAALLHLAEQPSSQVIEDLTLMPSIGTF from the coding sequence TTGCCCACTGCTCTGATCACAGGAGCCACACGGGGCATCGGCCGGGCCGCTGCTGATCTCTTCTCGAAAAACGGCTGGGATCTCCTGCTTGTGGCACGGGATGTTGCTGCACTAGCCGATGTTGCGGCCGACCTTCGAAGCAGAGGTCGGGAAGTCGGCTTTGAGTCTGTTGACTTAGCTGATTCCAAAGTTATTGAGCCAGCTTTTGACCGACTGCTGCTGCAGGGTGATATACCCTCAGTCCTGATCAATAATGCTGGTGCAGGTTGGACTAGTGAACTGCTGACTATGTCTCTTGAAGATTGGCAGTGGTTGTTGCAGCTAAACCTAACAAGTGTATTTCAAGTTTGCGCCTCTACAGTCCCATTAATGCGAGAACATGGTGGTCTCATTATTAACGTTAGCAGTCATGCTGCCCGCAATGCCTTCCCACAATGGGGAGCCTATTGTGTCAGTAAGGCTGCACTTGCCAGCTTTACTCGTTGCTTAGCAGAGGAGGAGCGGGACCACGGCATACGAGCTTGCACCCTCACACTTGGAGCAGTTGATACATCGCTCTGGGATAGCAAGAACGTCCAAAGCAGTTTCGATCGGCGTGCCATGCTGAGTGTTGAACAAGTAGCTGCTGCACTTCTCCATCTGGCTGAACAACCATCAAGCCAGGTAATCGAAGATCTAACCCTGATGCCGTCGATCGGCACTTTCTAA
- a CDS encoding acetyl-CoA carboxylase carboxyltransferase subunit alpha encodes MARRPLLEFEKPLVELEQQIEQIRQLARDSEVDVSQQLHQLESLAARRREEIFLTLTPAQKIQVARHPHRPSTLDYVQMFCDDWIELHGDRCGSDDQALVGGLARLGTNPILVIGHQKGRDTKENVARNFGMATPGGYRKALRLMEHADRFGLPILAFIDTPGAYAGLLAEEQGQGEAIAVNLREMFRFRVPIIATVIGEGGSGGALGIGVADRLLMFEHSVYTVASPEACASILWRDAAKAPEAAAALKITGSDLLSFGVVDEVLPEPCGGNHWAPLDAGKILQQALDRNLAELSSLEANDLLERRYRKFRTLGRFLDASTPDQTLAA; translated from the coding sequence ATGGCCCGTCGCCCACTGCTCGAGTTCGAGAAACCTCTCGTTGAGCTTGAGCAGCAGATTGAGCAGATTCGGCAGTTAGCGCGCGACTCGGAAGTTGACGTAAGTCAGCAGCTACATCAACTGGAGTCGCTAGCAGCCCGACGGCGTGAGGAAATCTTCCTGACCCTTACTCCTGCGCAAAAAATACAGGTTGCTCGTCATCCTCACCGGCCCAGCACACTGGACTATGTGCAAATGTTCTGCGATGACTGGATCGAATTGCATGGTGACCGTTGTGGTAGTGATGATCAAGCTCTTGTTGGCGGTCTAGCCCGGCTTGGTACTAACCCAATCCTGGTAATCGGTCACCAGAAAGGTCGAGATACGAAAGAGAATGTAGCTCGCAACTTTGGCATGGCAACGCCTGGAGGTTACCGTAAGGCTCTTCGATTGATGGAGCACGCAGACAGATTTGGTCTTCCAATCTTGGCCTTCATTGATACACCAGGTGCCTATGCTGGTCTCCTCGCAGAGGAACAGGGACAAGGCGAAGCTATCGCTGTCAACTTACGTGAGATGTTTCGTTTCAGGGTCCCTATCATTGCAACTGTGATCGGGGAAGGCGGCTCCGGAGGTGCTCTTGGTATAGGGGTGGCTGATCGGCTGTTGATGTTTGAACACAGTGTTTATACAGTAGCAAGTCCGGAGGCCTGCGCCTCAATTCTGTGGCGTGATGCCGCAAAAGCCCCTGAGGCGGCAGCCGCTCTCAAGATCACTGGCTCCGACCTATTATCATTTGGCGTGGTGGATGAAGTACTTCCGGAACCATGTGGCGGCAACCACTGGGCACCACTAGATGCTGGCAAGATCTTACAGCAAGCGCTAGACCGCAATCTTGCTGAGCTATCTTCACTAGAGGCCAACGATCTTCTTGAGCGGCGTTATCGCAAATTCCGCACACTAGGACGTTTTCTCGACGCATCCACACCAGATCAGACGCTTGCTGCCTAA
- a CDS encoding form I ribulose bisphosphate carboxylase large subunit: MSKKYDAGVKEYRDTYWTPDYVPLDTDLLACFKCTGQEGVPREEVAAAVAAESSTGTWSTVWSELLTDLDFYKGRCYRIEDVPGDKESFYAFVAYPLDLFEEGSVTNVLTSLVGNVFGFKALRHLRLEDIRFPLAFIKTCGGPPNGIQVERDRMNKYGRPLLGCTIKPKLGLSGKNYGRVVYECLRGGLDFTKDDENINSQPFQRWQNRFEFVAEAIKLAEQETGERKGHYLNVTASTPEEMYERAEFAKELDMPIVMHDFITGGFTANTGLARWCRRNGMLLHIHRAMHAVIDRHPKHGIHFRVLAKCLRLSGGDQLHTGTVVGKLEGDRQTTLGFIDQLRESFIPEDRRRGNFFDQDWASMPGVFAVASGGIHVWHMPALVTIFGDDSVLQFGGGTHGHPWGSAAGAAANRVALEACVKARNAGRHLEQESRDILMDAAKHSPELAIALETWKEIKFEFDTVDKLDIQQ, from the coding sequence ATGAGCAAGAAGTACGATGCAGGAGTCAAGGAGTACAGAGATACATACTGGACCCCCGATTATGTCCCTCTAGACACCGACTTACTGGCCTGCTTCAAATGCACTGGCCAGGAAGGTGTACCCCGTGAAGAGGTAGCTGCTGCTGTAGCTGCTGAATCCTCTACCGGCACATGGTCTACTGTGTGGTCTGAGCTCCTCACCGATCTCGACTTTTATAAAGGCCGTTGCTATCGCATTGAGGATGTCCCCGGCGACAAGGAATCCTTCTATGCTTTTGTTGCCTATCCTCTTGACTTGTTTGAGGAAGGTTCAGTCACAAATGTACTAACCTCCCTTGTCGGTAATGTCTTTGGTTTTAAGGCTTTAAGACATCTGCGCCTTGAAGACATCCGCTTCCCACTAGCCTTCATAAAAACCTGTGGAGGTCCACCAAATGGCATCCAGGTCGAGCGCGACCGGATGAATAAGTATGGCCGCCCCTTGCTGGGCTGCACCATTAAGCCAAAGCTGGGCCTTTCAGGAAAAAACTACGGCCGCGTTGTCTACGAATGTCTCCGCGGTGGTCTTGACTTCACTAAAGATGACGAGAATATTAACTCACAGCCTTTTCAACGCTGGCAGAATCGCTTCGAGTTTGTAGCAGAAGCTATCAAGCTAGCTGAGCAGGAAACAGGCGAGCGGAAGGGACACTACCTCAACGTGACTGCTAGCACGCCTGAGGAGATGTATGAGCGTGCTGAGTTCGCTAAGGAACTCGATATGCCCATTGTCATGCACGATTTTATCACTGGCGGTTTTACAGCCAATACTGGTTTAGCGCGCTGGTGTCGCAGAAATGGCATGCTGCTTCACATACACCGAGCTATGCACGCAGTGATTGACCGCCACCCCAAACATGGCATCCACTTCCGTGTTCTTGCTAAGTGTCTGCGTCTATCCGGTGGTGATCAACTGCATACCGGAACAGTTGTTGGAAAACTGGAGGGTGACCGTCAAACTACTCTAGGATTCATTGACCAGCTGCGCGAGTCCTTTATTCCTGAAGATCGTAGACGTGGCAACTTCTTCGATCAGGATTGGGCATCTATGCCTGGTGTGTTTGCTGTTGCCTCTGGTGGTATTCACGTGTGGCATATGCCTGCTCTAGTCACTATATTCGGTGATGACTCAGTGCTGCAATTTGGTGGTGGTACCCATGGTCACCCTTGGGGATCTGCTGCTGGCGCCGCGGCTAACCGTGTCGCACTTGAGGCTTGTGTCAAAGCGCGTAACGCTGGTCGCCACCTAGAGCAAGAAAGCCGAGATATACTTATGGATGCTGCAAAACACAGCCCTGAATTAGCTATTGCACTGGAGACTTGGAAAGAAATCAAATTTGAGTTTGACACTGTCGACAAGCTCGATATTCAACAGTAA
- a CDS encoding photosystem I reaction center subunit XII — translation MPLQMMASMAIVMENGLYTYGRVVSFMDSALTQVQVFIALIVAAHAAVLAVRLCVSLYNA, via the coding sequence ATGCCTTTGCAAATGATGGCCTCTATGGCCATTGTCATGGAAAATGGCTTGTATACCTATGGCCGTGTGGTCTCATTCATGGACTCTGCCCTTACCCAGGTTCAAGTTTTCATTGCCTTAATTGTTGCTGCTCATGCAGCCGTTCTAGCTGTGCGCCTCTGTGTCAGTCTCTACAATGCTTGA